A window of Phragmites australis chromosome 15, lpPhrAust1.1, whole genome shotgun sequence genomic DNA:
TGCAGATGCAAATAATATTACCAACAACCATGCTGACTGAACTGAGAGATCACCGGCAGCAATGGGTAAATATGGCTTGTTTACCCTGTTCAATAGCATAAAATTAGAAATTTCAGGTGTACAAGAAAAATGTGTAGGAGATGTTTGACTTCCAATGCTAATTGGTAGGAGCACCTGAATTTTAGGTACTAAAAATAAGCCAAGCCATGGAGGGATTGTACATACTTGTCAATAGCAATgtcatagatttgattaatccCAACTATGTAACCATTGCCACAGATTAACGCTACAATCCCATAGAATGCTTTGAATACCAACCACCAATTTATCAGATGGGAATTTTCTATCAAGGCTCTAGCAACCAAAGCTCTGCATCAACCCAATGATATCAGtaccaaaagaaaaaatatgccCTAATTACCCTTATAAATATAAGACTACAACAGTAGAACTTCACATGGATCCCAAAGCAGTTCCTCGAATTGTATGTGGCCTCAGAAATCTCCAGCAGGAATCCTTGAGGTCTGACAGTGTCTTTAATAGTGGAGCTGGTCTAGCAGCATCAGCTTGAGAGCATTCCTGTACGAGGACCAGGTGAAACCAATGTTTTAATACTATACAACAAGATACACATAGTTTACGTAGTAACGTAGGTAAATAGAGTGAAGCCCTGAGTAATAAATGATGAGATCATTTATAATTCTCATGAATGATGTCTTTACGAAACACAATACAGTGCAAAGGTAATCATATCCATTATACTTGTGATAGTCCCCAATGAGACCAAGTGCCCAATACAAACTTCCAATTTGTATTAGGTACTTTCTAAGGTGTTTTCGATTCTCTGTCTAGTAATACAATTTCTATAGTGCAGTCAAAGTAATGACCAGACTACTGAGGAAATTACTAGGGAAAAAAGTAATTAGTTTAAGCTGTCTTTATGATAGATGAACCAAAATATACACAGATGACAGATCAGGAAACCAAATTGAGCTTCTCCATGACTCATCTTTGACCAAAATCCTATCTGTATAGATGGGATATCAGGATCGGAACATCAGCATTTTTATATCTTCAATAAATATAAGAATAGGCTATGATTGTATCTTAAATAATAGCTCCAATCGCTATGCAAAAATTGTCGAAAAAGAATAACTATCCTAATCACATAAATTAGGGCTTCAAGACCAGTTTCTTTGTGCTAACACCCTGTTGCAAattgggaaaaaaaagaatacatatACTATATGTCTGGATGAAACTTCAAAGCATTTATTCATGACCACCAACTATGACTGACTGACCCAATTGACTGGCATCCATATTTGCACTCTCAAAGTTCTTTTTCCCCAAAACCATGAGCAGGAGCACAGATCTTTGCACTCTAAAGTGACTAACCCAATGGGTTGGCATCCATTTTTGCATTCACCAGGTGCTTCTAATATATAAACATCACCAGGGAGAAATCTTAAAAAATTGTGTTTACTCCTTCCTGTCAGGTCCACTTGTTCCACACAATTGACTCGTACGGTCACAAGGTTAACATAACATTTTAAGCAGACAACAACACAACCTGTAAAACTCTGGCTATAGGAATACCTTCATCAAGTTTACACTAAGATGTAGCACAAGGTTAAATTTTCATGCAAATCTGACCCGTACATACAGAAATTGCAGCACTAGCATGTGCTCCTCCAATCCCCAATGCACCATAACAAAGTCGTGGAATACATGTAGGTAGCAAAGGTTAGTGTATCCTTGTGACAGGTACGTCAGTTTCTAGTCGTCTAATCTAGAGGCAATAGCAGCACCATTTTGCTTGAACTTGCTGGTATGACGCACGGACAATGGTACAATATCGCAAAGCCAACGTGGGCCTCGTGTCTCTCATATATTAAATCGTATACACATGATCGCTCATTCTGCATACACGATTAGCGCAGTCGCAGCAACACAAATCACCCATGCCGCAGCCCGCAGCAAGAGCCGAACCACCGCAAGCAACCACTAGACCTCGAGCTCGCCACTCGCATCGAGCTATAGACGGGAATCGGGAGGCTCACCCGTACGGTGTCGCGCCTGCGCTCGCGGGTGGCGCTGCATGGAGCCCGGGCGGAGGAGAGGAGCGGGGACGCGGGCCGCGGCGGGTTGAGCAGCCTTGGATGCCGGCGACCGGCGGGGGCGGTGAGGAAGCGAGGGGCGGTGGCGCGGGatgggagaggaggggaggcgaGGGGAGCCATTGGGAGGAGGAGGTTTGTCGTTTGTGGGAGCTCCGTGGGctctgttttttctttctcaGCCACCCTTCGCCATTGGTGACGGGAAGGCAGGGGGAGTGAGGCGGGTGATTACAGCCGTGGATGTGTTATCCTATGGCTGTGGTGCGGTGGCTGCTACGGCGGGGGAGAAAATGATTTCCTTCTGCGGCAAAAATGATTTTAGGGGGTGGGGTGTGGGGATAAAGTTCGCAAAGGATATTAAATTCAGAACGGTTCAATATCATTCGAATGCTATCTTCCCATACTGTTGATGGTGTTGAAGATTCGTGCTCAACATCACGTTCTTGTCTCTCCGGTATGCTCCGAgccatcttcctcctctctaaCGCCTCCTCTTGCTATCGTGCCACCTTGCATCACCGGATTAGGTTTGGGGTTAGGGCTTTATAGGTTATGGTTTCGGAATGGGTGGACGCCGGAGACAACGAAGGAGAAGGAGGGCATGGCTAGGGCACGGCAacagagggaggggagggaCGAGCTCCGACGTCGGGGAAGGATGGTGGGCCTCACCGTCGTCGAAGGAGATATTGACAAGGCAGCGAGGCGGCAACGCGCGGAGGTGGGGCATGACGGTTGCAGGCGGCACAGACAAGTCAAGCTTGCGGAGGAAGATGACTCGTATGTAGGTAAAACGATACTTTAAAATAATATGTGCAGCAAAACTGAAATGTAAGATTTAcggcttttctttttcccttctgTTATTATTTTTAACTGCTGGTTGCTCCCTTCTACACACACTAACaattgcaaatatattttcatacaCGTGAAATCAATTTAAGATATAGCAATCCGAAGAAGTAAAATAATATAGCATAACAAGCAAATATTTACATACACAAAATTCACAATATGATCGTATAATTTCAAGAGGGAGGAGAATAACGAATACTTAGAAAAGATGGTGGAGGAGactgtcggtgtaataggtaaggggtaCCCCACTAGGCGATGCCACGCTATCTAAAAGAATGAACGCTAAAAGAAGAAGTGCTAAGGGTGCCCCGACCAGCAACATAAAGAGATGTTAATGACATGAAAGGAGAATCAATAGGATGAAACAAAGACGTACTGAAAGAATCAgaagtcatatgaaaagatgTTCCTGAGTCAAGAAACCTAGGTGAAGTACCTGACTCCGTAGAAGGTAGTCTCTCAGTGATAGAAGAGAGTGTAGCAGAACCAGTAAAACCTGCCGGTTCTGAGCAAGAGGTAGCAACCAGGTGGTGAAATAGCGTCACAATATCCTACTAAGTGTCAATCAAAGAAGTAGTTGAGGAGGAAGCTAAGATAGAAGTACTAGAGAAACGTCGAAGATGCTTCTTCTTTCGGTAGCAGTTCGTCTCAACATGACCCTCCATGCTACAATAGGCGCAACGAAGGTGACCACCACCACTTGAAGAGGCCACGGAAGGCAAAGGAGTTGCACAAGGAGTAGGCGGCAGTGTAGACAGAGACGTAAGCATAGCAGATGAAAGAGCACCCGACACTAAAGGAAGTGGCCGCAATTCAGAACCACACGGATGAGTATCTTCTGAGTGCATCTCCATAAGAGCCTCCATAAGCGTTATACGAGGATTCTGTGCAAGTAGCTGATCTTGACGCTACTCAAACTCCAGACAAAGACGAGTCAGGAACTCTTAAAACCGTCAAAAATCGCATTCAACATGCAAATCCAAGAAACACTGATGTGAGTGGCAACAAGCAACACAAAGAGAGTCAAACTAACATCATACAACCGACATCTAAGCATATAACACATAAATTGTGGCATCACCCTGCTCCTGGTGAAATACAGACAGATAGAGAGCATCCCCACATCTGAAAAGCAGTAGAGAAACAAATAACTGGCTACACAACTGGCCACCCCCTCATGCCTACTGGCAGGGATGGCAAGGATGGGCAGTGGGCTCCCTTGCTGTCGTATGTGCAACATAGTGCGCTCGCAATGTAGTTGCCCATAGGTGGTTGCACGTCGCATCCCCTCAGTCTCCTCCCTACCTTTTTGACGTAGCAATTTGCTCGAAAATCCCACAGACAACGTCATCTATTGGGGCACAAAAAATAGGCTCACACAAAATACGACGAGAGCCCCTTCCACTAGAgggggctcaagcttggagatgccactaagccaagaggagggagagagtaaAAGAAAGAGAGTATGTGGAATGAGTGAAAAAAGTCCGATCTCCCCTGCTTGCCCCTTGGGGGCTCATATTATAGAGAGATGGGGTAGGAAAAATTACCATCCTGCCTCTGAGATTATGTTGTAATTATATACATATGATGTTATTTTTGATATGTTGTTACTTTTACTTGCGCTATATTAATTTGGGAATTATAATCGTCATAGTATGCCGTTATACATCGTTAGGGTATCCATGGACTGGGGCATTTTCCCCAACACCTATGCATCATTGTTGATGGTAATATGATATTTTATCGTTTTAACCTTTGTTGTCCAAAATTTTGCACAATTATTTGagtatctaaatgacttcaaatgaaaatgttataaactgtaaagttgtagatcttgttgagagatacaaattttatataaacattttctttatttgacgctatttaaaaattcataaaatatttaccCTATAGACACAGACGGTTTTTCTTAATGCCCACATGTGTCTTCACATCACAGatgatttttcttaatgttTGTTTGTGTCTTTACATCACAGATTGTTTTTTAATGTCCATCTGTGTATGACACATTACAGACGGTTTTTCTCAATGTCCATATATGTCTTATGACATATCAGATACGGTTTTTCTCAGTATCTAGTTatgtcttatgacacatcatagataatttttcttaatatccatTAGcgtcttatgacacatcacatacgattttttattaatatctatATGTGTCTTATTACAGACGGTTTCTATTAGAAACCGTATGTGACTTTTAGCACAACGAGACGGTCGGTCATTTTTACACACATGTTTATTTTAGCAATCGTCTATAGGTACTTTGTCAGTGATGGGTCCTAAGAAACGTCTGTTTTATATGTGGTAGTGTTTGAagaataaataattttctcttctactaatataattattatctcttcttctaattttatatttttttaattaaatgaCACCAACCTCATTAAAAAggctaaagagactaatttttaattaaaggttatcgtgataaaatattatagtgAGTCTAGCACGCTATTAACGTGGCCAACATTGCTAGTCGTATTGAATGAGATGTATAATATAGATTATTCTCTAAAGTTAGAAATACTTGACATTCCAACATGACACGGTCTCCTACATGTATATTTGACCACTATTTATTTTAGGATATGTTTCTACAATCGGATAAATTTACaagattatgaaagtattttttagacaaatatatacatatgactttatattttcaaactaaatattttaaaagttatttatcgtcaaagttttaaaagattTGTCGGATTTTGTTCAAATCATCGAGAATTTGCGTTTGGGGAGAGTATATGAGAACATGTAATGTTATAGACAACATATACATGTGTGCAGGGACTAGGAAGACACTGCAGTTACCCATTCAGGCATTTCAGTCAGCAGTTCACCACTCGGCATTCCGGCAGCTTGGTAGGTGACGTTCTTAACGCGCCACAAGAATTCCAGATTTTTTCCTCCCTGCAAACacttgcaaaagtttatcttgaAATTCAGGTGCTGCGGTTCAAGGCTAAGCAAGCAGCCTTTCAAGTGGGAGACAAAGCGGACGTTTTCTTGAGCCGCGCCACCGCGACGCAAAAGCAATGCTGCTTCAGCTTTTCACCGTTCTATGTCTTCTCCTCGTGCCTGCTTATTACCTCTGCGCCGCGGCCACCGGCGGCAGCGACGGCCAGTTCGTCTACAACGGCTTCAAGGGTGCGAACCTGTCCCTCGACGGCTCGGCCACGGTGATGCCGAACGGCCTCCTGATGCTGACCAACGGCACCATCCAGATGAAAGGCCACGCGCTCCACCCGTCTCCCCTACCGTTCTGGGACCCGGACGCCCGGAACGCCACGGCCGCGCGGTCCTTTTCAACCACCTTCGTGTTTGCCATCTTCGGGCAGTACACCGACTTGAGCAGCCACGGCCTCGCCTTCTTCGTCTCCGCGGACAGGGTTGTGCTGTCCACAGCACTGCCGGGCCAGTTCTTGGGCCTCCTCAACGACACCGACAACGGCAACCGGAGCACCAACATCTTTGCCGTGGAGTTCGACACGCTCTTCAACGCCGAGTTCCACGACATCAACAGCAACCACGTTGGCGTGGACGTTGACAGCCTGGAGTCGAGCGTTGCCGCGGACGCCGGGTACTACGACGATGGCACCGGGCAGTTCCTGAACCTGAGCCTCATTAGCCGGAAGGCCATGCAAGTTTGGGTTGACTACGACGGCGAGACCACGACGATTACGGTGACCATGGCCCCTCTGGGAGTGCCCAGGCCCAAGAAGCCGCTGCTGCAGACCGCCGTCGACCTCTCCGATGTAGTGCAGGGCACGGCGTACGTCGGGTTCACGTCGGCGACGGGCATCCTTTTCTCGCGCCACTTCGTTGTCGGCTGGAGCTTCGCGCTGGACGGGCCGGCCCCAGCGCTGAACATCTCACAGCTTCCAGCCTTGCCGCCGGCCGGGTCCAAGCCCCGGTCGAAGGTGTTGGAGATCGTGCTCCCCATAGCGTCAGCGACGCTGATGTTCGCTGTGGGCATCGCGATTTACACCTTGGTGCGGCAGCGGATCAAGTACGCCGAGCTGCGCGAGGACTGGGAGATCGCGTTCGGCCCGCACCGGTTCTCGTACAAGGAATTGTTCCATGCCACCAAAGGGTTCAGTGACAAGCAATTGCTTGGAGCAGGAGGGTTTGGAAGCGTGTACAAGGGCGTTTTCCGCAGGTCCAACATGGAGGTCGCGGTGAAGAAAGTGTCTCATGAGTCCAAGCAGGGCATGAAGGAGTTCATCGCTGAGGTTGCGAGTATGGGACGACTGCGGCACCGCAACCTCGTGCAGTTACTCGGCTACTGCCGACGCAAAGGTGAACTTTTCTTGGTCTACGATTACATGCCAAATGGTAGCCTTGACAAATACCTGTATGGTCCAAGCATGGATACATTGGATTGGCCTCAAAGATCTCACATCATTAGAGGAGTGGCATCAGGACTGCTGTATCTCCATGAGGATTGGGAGCAAGTTGTCATCCATCGAGATGTTAAGGCAAGCAATGTGCTCCTCGACGGCGAAATGAATGGACGATTAGGAGACTTCGGCCTCGCAAGGCTGTATGATCATGGAGCCGATGCGCATACTACAAATGTTGTGGGCACTATGGGGTACCTAGCCCCTGAATTGGGCCACACCGGCAAGGCAACTCCGGCAACCGACGTCTTTGCTTTTGGGGCATTCCTTCTGGAAGTCACTTGCGGACGAAGGCCTGTTGAGCAGGATGAGCACAATAGTCGTATCGTGCTTGCTGATAGGGTAATTGAGCATTGGCGCAAGGGTTCGATTATTGACTCGGTGGACACGAGGATTCCAAATGGGTATAATCCTGAAGAGGTCTCTCTTGTACTAAAGCTTGGGCTGTTGTGCTCGCATCCATTGCCCAATGCAAGGCCAACCATGCGACATGTCATGCAGTACCTCGACGGCGATGTGGTCCTTCCAGACTTGTCACCGGCGAACCTCGGCTTCACCGTAATGGAGCGGATGTATACCAGGGAGTCCAGCCAGAATATGATGTCATGTGTGTCATCCACGAGCATGGGTGCCATTCTGAAATAACCGGAAGAAGGTGATAGGTTCTTGCAGTTAAGGAGTGTAATTGTTTATCTTGCTGTTGCTGTAATATGAAATGGGGGTTCTTGTGTTTTAGTACTTACTGAATTGTAGTCTTGAGACAGCTCCGATATATAGTATGCCTTAAAACAAAAGTAACAGGAAAATGAGAGGAAAAACATAGT
This region includes:
- the LOC133893607 gene encoding L-type lectin-domain containing receptor kinase SIT2-like; this translates as MLLQLFTVLCLLLVPAYYLCAAATGGSDGQFVYNGFKGANLSLDGSATVMPNGLLMLTNGTIQMKGHALHPSPLPFWDPDARNATAARSFSTTFVFAIFGQYTDLSSHGLAFFVSADRVVLSTALPGQFLGLLNDTDNGNRSTNIFAVEFDTLFNAEFHDINSNHVGVDVDSLESSVAADAGYYDDGTGQFLNLSLISRKAMQVWVDYDGETTTITVTMAPLGVPRPKKPLLQTAVDLSDVVQGTAYVGFTSATGILFSRHFVVGWSFALDGPAPALNISQLPALPPAGSKPRSKVLEIVLPIASATLMFAVGIAIYTLVRQRIKYAELREDWEIAFGPHRFSYKELFHATKGFSDKQLLGAGGFGSVYKGVFRRSNMEVAVKKVSHESKQGMKEFIAEVASMGRLRHRNLVQLLGYCRRKGELFLVYDYMPNGSLDKYLYGPSMDTLDWPQRSHIIRGVASGLLYLHEDWEQVVIHRDVKASNVLLDGEMNGRLGDFGLARLYDHGADAHTTNVVGTMGYLAPELGHTGKATPATDVFAFGAFLLEVTCGRRPVEQDEHNSRIVLADRVIEHWRKGSIIDSVDTRIPNGYNPEEVSLVLKLGLLCSHPLPNARPTMRHVMQYLDGDVVLPDLSPANLGFTVMERMYTRESSQNMMSCVSSTSMGAILK